ATGAATGAACATGGGCATAAGTTGGAAAGAGGTACAACAAAAGATATTAAACATGCGACAGTTCAAGGGTTTAAAGAGCAAACAAAATATCATGAAAATGAGTTTGTACAAGCATTAAAGAAAGCAGATCATGCAAAAGAATTGGCAAATAAACTAGTAGCGGATGTAGAAGATGTTTCGAAATTTGATAAAATTCCAGTGCATCAAGAAACTATTTGGGAACGTGAAATGTTTAAAAAGGTCGAGAAAGCGACAGGAAGGGTTATTCTGGAGTCTAAGGACTATCAATCTATTAAAACCCTTGCGAAAGCTTCAGATGTGCTTAAAACACAAAATAAGAAGCTTATAGGTGATAATGATCTTTTAAACAAGGATAGAATTAATTTAAAAGAAAAAGTGGAACATTTAATAAAAGAAAATCAACAACTTAAGACTGAAAATCTGGAATTAAAAACGGAAAATGATTTTTTGAAGAAAACGTTGGAACGAGTGAAGGAATTTTATAAAGAGAAAGTACCTCAACTTGCAAACATGGTGGGCTATATAAAAGCAACTGTATTAGATAAGATGGGGAAAAAGTTCTTGAAGCGCCATTTTGTAGATGATAGTGAGCGTAATGGGGTTCAAAAATTCTTTAGTGATAAACAAAAAAAGATTGAACAACAAAAGAAGGAAAAGACATTAAAAATGAGGTCTAAAAAACGAGATCAAGACTATGGGATGGAGCGTTAAAAGAGTAGATGTTTTCAATTGATGAGGATTAAAGTTTTATGTAGAAATTTGTGGTAAAATGAAAAAAGAAACTTTGCTGCGAACAAAGTTTCTTAAGAATTTTCCAG
This genomic interval from Bacillus clarus contains the following:
- the mobV gene encoding MobV family relaxase, giving the protein MSYSIFRVQGIKTIGDLRGIGKHNADRVSYTNHDIDRAKSNENIELVKCEDTYLKRFNEITSEMKIDHEKRMKSMRSDRRKSFDQAINSAKNDVACEFLFTSDEEFFQNKSKEEIEEWAKHSFEFLEKDIGITKDKIIHAAVHMDERTPHLHVVAVPLIKAYDGRRKTDIWQISRKKFIKTKEDLANLQDRYHHCMNEHGHKLERGTTKDIKHATVQGFKEQTKYHENEFVQALKKADHAKELANKLVADVEDVSKFDKIPVHQETIWEREMFKKVEKATGRVILESKDYQSIKTLAKASDVLKTQNKKLIGDNDLLNKDRINLKEKVEHLIKENQQLKTENLELKTENDFLKKTLERVKEFYKEKVPQLANMVGYIKATVLDKMGKKFLKRHFVDDSERNGVQKFFSDKQKKIEQQKKEKTLKMRSKKRDQDYGMER